In one window of Posidoniimonas corsicana DNA:
- a CDS encoding magnesium transporter: MTGLSSVELNGSISSTLRRDFSRLHVDRTVGEALAEIRRRPPPNRIIYFYVIDDDDRLQGVIPTRRLLLSDLQTPLSEIMVREVVTIPHTATVLDACEFFVMHRLLAFPVVDDQRRVVGTVDVELYTQELSELDRSEHSDDLFQLIGVHIAESQQASPGTAFKSRFPWLLANVAGGVMAAFLSGMFQRQLQEVVAIALFIPVVLALAESVSIQSVSLALQTLHGKRPTLRGVIAKLRREFLTGAMLGAACAAIIAVVAAVWLRDPRVVVCLIGGISGGVAIAAVIGVAMPNLIRISRRDPQVAAGPVALAMTDMATLLVYFNLARALI; encoded by the coding sequence ATGACTGGCCTCTCGAGTGTCGAGCTGAACGGCTCGATCAGCAGCACGCTCCGCCGCGACTTCAGCCGGCTGCACGTCGATCGAACGGTAGGCGAAGCGCTCGCGGAGATCCGGCGGCGGCCCCCGCCCAACCGGATCATCTACTTCTACGTCATCGATGACGACGACCGGCTGCAGGGCGTGATCCCGACGCGGCGGCTCCTGCTGAGCGACCTGCAGACGCCGCTGTCGGAGATCATGGTCCGCGAGGTGGTCACGATCCCGCACACCGCCACGGTGCTCGACGCGTGCGAGTTCTTCGTCATGCACCGGCTGCTGGCCTTCCCCGTCGTGGACGACCAGCGGCGGGTGGTTGGCACGGTGGACGTGGAGCTCTACACGCAAGAGCTGAGCGAGCTCGACCGCAGCGAGCACAGCGACGACCTGTTTCAGCTGATCGGCGTGCACATCGCCGAGTCGCAACAGGCGTCGCCCGGGACGGCGTTCAAGAGCCGGTTCCCGTGGCTGCTGGCCAACGTCGCCGGCGGCGTGATGGCCGCGTTCTTGTCCGGCATGTTCCAGCGGCAGCTGCAGGAGGTGGTGGCCATCGCGCTGTTCATCCCGGTGGTGCTGGCGTTGGCCGAGAGCGTGAGCATCCAGTCGGTCAGCCTGGCGCTGCAGACCCTGCACGGCAAGCGGCCGACGCTCCGCGGCGTGATCGCGAAGCTGCGGCGCGAGTTCCTGACCGGCGCCATGCTCGGCGCCGCCTGCGCCGCCATCATCGCGGTTGTGGCGGCGGTCTGGCTGCGGGACCCGCGCGTGGTGGTCTGCCTGATCGGCGGCATCTCGGGCGGGGTCGCGATCGCCGCGGTCATCGGCGTCGCGATGCCGAACCTGATCCGCATCTCGCGTCGGGACCCACAGGTCGCGGCCGGCCCGGTCGCGCTCGCCATGACCGACATGGCGACCCTGCTGGTGTACTTCAATCTGGCCCGGGCGTTGATCTAG
- a CDS encoding arylsulfatase codes for MPRRAGLVFATRPFICLLVATLATPLLADEMLPRPEEPFAGKIGLTYKDSEAVKPKLKIPKTFGLEDPPNILIVLIDDCGFGQMGTFGGGIPTPTLDRVANNGLRYTRFHTTALCSPTRAALLTGRNHHSVASGVIGEAGTGFPGYSGIIPSNAGTFAEILREYGYMNAWFGKNHNVPDWETSLVGPFDRWAEGLGFDYFYGFVGGDTDQWHPALVEGKKRIEPPAKNEDGSPYHFTTDIADKAIRTVRASKAVAPQRPFCVYFATGATHAPHQVPEEWIAKFKGKFDGGWDKYREETFARQKEMGIVPRDAKLTPRPDSLPAWESLPADQRRVFARMMEVFAAFTAHTDHEVGRLIDAIDQMGELDNTIVLYMAGDNGSSAEGGLDGLLNEMTFFNAIPEPLEDKLKAFDTLGSDKHYNHFPAAWAHAMDTPFQWTKQIASHFGGTRNGLAISWPKGIKARGESRDQFHHVIDIAPTLLEIVGVEAPAELDGVAQKPIEGVSMVYTFDDPDADDRRTTQYFEMLGNQGIYHNGWMASAIRGVPWLSENPPMDLLDMPWELYHVEEDFTQANNLAGKEPEKLKELVLQFFAEAAKYNVLPLDDRKTARLDVANRPSLTEGRYKFIYPNLLRLPEGAAPDLKHKSHTISAEVEIPEAGAEGMLFTQGGRFAGYGLFVKDGKLVYHYNLAGVERFTVESDERVPSGKVTLKAVYKTDSDKPFAGADVTLFVNDKQVGQGRVEKSIPNRVTLDETLDIGFDTGTPVMDGYDMPFDFSGKLSTVTIELN; via the coding sequence ATGCCACGCCGCGCAGGTCTTGTGTTTGCGACCCGCCCGTTCATCTGTCTGCTGGTCGCGACGCTGGCCACGCCGCTCCTAGCCGACGAGATGCTCCCCCGCCCCGAGGAGCCGTTTGCTGGCAAGATCGGCCTGACCTACAAGGACTCCGAAGCGGTCAAGCCGAAGCTGAAGATCCCCAAGACCTTCGGCCTTGAGGACCCGCCGAACATCCTGATCGTGCTGATCGACGACTGCGGCTTCGGCCAGATGGGCACGTTCGGTGGCGGGATCCCCACGCCCACGCTCGACCGGGTCGCCAACAACGGCCTGCGGTACACCCGCTTCCACACCACCGCACTCTGCTCGCCGACGCGCGCGGCGCTGCTGACCGGCCGCAACCACCATTCGGTCGCGAGCGGCGTGATCGGCGAGGCCGGCACCGGCTTCCCCGGCTACTCGGGCATCATCCCAAGCAACGCCGGCACCTTCGCCGAGATTCTCCGTGAGTACGGCTACATGAACGCGTGGTTCGGCAAGAACCACAACGTGCCCGACTGGGAAACCAGCCTTGTGGGCCCGTTTGATCGCTGGGCGGAAGGGTTGGGCTTCGACTACTTCTACGGGTTCGTGGGCGGCGACACCGACCAGTGGCACCCGGCGCTGGTGGAGGGAAAGAAGCGGATCGAGCCCCCTGCCAAGAACGAGGACGGCTCGCCCTACCACTTCACCACCGACATCGCCGACAAGGCGATCCGCACGGTACGGGCCAGCAAGGCGGTGGCGCCGCAGCGTCCGTTCTGCGTGTACTTTGCCACCGGCGCCACGCACGCGCCGCACCAGGTGCCCGAAGAGTGGATCGCCAAGTTTAAGGGCAAGTTTGATGGCGGCTGGGACAAGTACCGCGAGGAGACCTTCGCCCGCCAGAAGGAGATGGGCATTGTCCCGCGGGACGCCAAGCTGACGCCGCGGCCCGATTCGCTGCCCGCCTGGGAATCGCTCCCGGCCGATCAGCGGAGGGTCTTCGCCCGCATGATGGAGGTGTTCGCCGCGTTCACCGCCCACACCGACCACGAGGTGGGCCGGCTGATTGACGCGATCGACCAGATGGGCGAGCTGGACAACACGATCGTCCTCTACATGGCCGGCGACAACGGATCCAGCGCCGAGGGCGGCCTGGACGGTCTGCTGAACGAGATGACGTTCTTCAACGCCATCCCCGAGCCGCTGGAGGACAAGCTCAAGGCCTTCGACACCCTGGGCAGCGACAAGCACTACAACCACTTCCCCGCCGCGTGGGCCCACGCCATGGACACGCCGTTCCAGTGGACCAAGCAGATCGCTAGCCACTTCGGCGGCACGCGGAACGGCCTGGCGATCTCGTGGCCCAAGGGGATCAAGGCCCGCGGCGAGTCCCGCGACCAGTTCCACCACGTGATCGACATCGCCCCAACGCTGCTGGAGATTGTCGGCGTCGAGGCGCCCGCCGAGCTGGACGGCGTCGCGCAGAAGCCGATCGAGGGCGTCAGCATGGTCTACACCTTCGACGACCCCGACGCCGACGACCGACGCACCACCCAGTACTTCGAGATGCTCGGCAATCAGGGCATCTACCACAACGGCTGGATGGCCAGCGCCATCCGGGGCGTGCCGTGGCTCAGCGAGAACCCGCCGATGGACCTGCTCGACATGCCGTGGGAGCTGTACCACGTCGAAGAAGACTTCACCCAGGCCAACAACCTGGCGGGCAAGGAGCCCGAGAAGCTCAAGGAACTGGTGCTGCAGTTCTTCGCCGAGGCGGCCAAGTACAACGTGCTGCCGCTGGACGACCGCAAGACCGCCCGGCTGGACGTAGCCAACCGGCCGAGCCTCACCGAAGGCCGCTACAAGTTCATATACCCCAACCTGCTCCGCCTGCCCGAGGGCGCCGCGCCCGACCTGAAACACAAGAGCCACACGATCAGCGCGGAAGTCGAGATCCCCGAAGCGGGCGCCGAGGGGATGCTGTTCACCCAGGGCGGGCGCTTCGCCGGGTACGGGCTGTTCGTGAAGGACGGCAAGCTGGTCTACCACTACAACCTGGCGGGCGTCGAGCGGTTCACCGTCGAGTCGGACGAGCGCGTCCCCAGCGGCAAGGTGACGCTCAAGGCCGTGTACAAGACCGACTCCGACAAGCCGTTCGCCGGCGCCGATGTGACGCTCTTCGTCAACGACAAACAGGTCGGCCAGGGGCGTGTGGAGAAGAGCATCCCGAACCGCGTCACCCTCGACGAGACGCTCGATATCGGATTCGACACCGGCACGCCGGTCATGGACGGCTACGACATGCCGTTCGACTTCAGCGGCAAGCTGAGCACGGTGACGATAGAGCTCAACTGA
- a CDS encoding arylsulfatase — MRSLILFVFIVVAAPALAAEPDRGKLPMELTPFEGKIGKTYQDSESDWQGPVPAPEGAPNIIVILLDDVGFGQTSTFGGLIPTPALDKLASEGLRYNRFHTTAICGPSRAALLTGRNHHECGNGFLMEWATGFPNYSTMLPKSTATIGQILKDNGYNTWWFGKNHNTPDWETTVAGPFDRWPTGMGFEYFYGFNAGETHQYYPVIFENTTPVEPDKTPEEGYHFMTDMTDKAIARMRFAKSVAPEKPFFMYFAPGAMHAPHHVTAEWREQFKGKFDMGWEDYRQQVFQRQLEMGIVPEGTKLTEKPDWVPEWDSLSDEQKKVYAALFENFAGYFAFTDHEVGRLLDAVKELPDAENTMVIYIVGDNGASAEGGPDGTLNEIMNLNGLETKLDDVIANLDKLGGPESEPHYPVGWAWAGNTPFQWCKQVASHLGGTRNPMVISWPARIKHDDRPRDAFVHLVDIVPTILEAAKVPMPTEVNGIEQKPLAGASIYASFTDPSFKGRDEQYFEIFTNRSIYEDGWKANAQHTLPWRQDLAPGNWGQDRWELYHLSEDFSEANDLAAAMPDKLEAMKKQFQAAAEEHDVYPFDDRGAGRLAIPKPPVPGWDPDSSTYTYFAGATRIAEPAAPPMKNNSWTLTAKLTTDGADTEGVVMGFGGVAAGMVLYVDAGVPVFDYNYFEKHTVVRGDKPLPAGEATVELDFDYAGGGAGKGADITLKVNGQEVGSGRMHATVAGRFGIDTFGIGEDTGQPVTTAYQTPFKFTGQIEKVTVEVKK; from the coding sequence ATGCGTTCACTCATCCTGTTTGTGTTTATAGTTGTCGCCGCCCCCGCCCTTGCCGCCGAGCCGGACCGCGGCAAGCTGCCGATGGAGCTCACGCCGTTCGAGGGCAAGATCGGCAAGACCTACCAGGACTCCGAGTCCGACTGGCAGGGCCCCGTGCCCGCGCCGGAGGGGGCGCCCAACATTATCGTGATCCTGCTGGACGACGTCGGCTTCGGCCAGACCTCCACCTTCGGAGGGCTGATCCCCACGCCGGCTCTGGACAAGCTGGCCTCCGAGGGGCTGCGGTACAACCGGTTCCACACTACGGCCATCTGCGGGCCGTCGCGGGCCGCGCTGCTGACCGGCCGCAACCACCACGAGTGCGGCAACGGCTTCCTAATGGAATGGGCGACCGGCTTCCCCAACTACTCCACCATGCTGCCCAAGTCGACCGCCACGATCGGCCAGATCCTCAAGGACAACGGCTACAACACCTGGTGGTTCGGCAAGAACCACAACACGCCCGACTGGGAGACCACGGTCGCCGGCCCATTCGACCGCTGGCCGACCGGGATGGGGTTCGAGTACTTCTACGGCTTCAACGCCGGCGAGACGCACCAGTACTACCCGGTGATCTTCGAGAACACCACGCCAGTCGAGCCGGACAAGACGCCCGAGGAGGGCTACCACTTCATGACCGACATGACCGACAAGGCCATCGCGCGGATGCGGTTCGCCAAGTCGGTCGCGCCCGAGAAGCCGTTCTTCATGTACTTCGCCCCCGGCGCGATGCACGCGCCGCACCACGTGACCGCCGAGTGGCGTGAGCAGTTCAAGGGCAAGTTCGACATGGGCTGGGAGGACTACCGCCAGCAGGTGTTCCAGCGGCAGCTCGAGATGGGCATCGTGCCCGAAGGGACCAAGCTTACCGAGAAGCCCGACTGGGTGCCCGAGTGGGACAGCCTCAGCGACGAGCAGAAGAAGGTGTACGCGGCGTTGTTCGAGAACTTCGCCGGCTACTTCGCGTTCACCGACCACGAGGTGGGGCGTCTGCTCGACGCGGTTAAGGAGCTGCCCGACGCCGAGAACACGATGGTCATCTACATCGTGGGCGACAACGGCGCCAGCGCCGAGGGCGGGCCCGACGGGACGCTCAACGAGATCATGAACCTCAACGGGCTCGAGACCAAGCTCGACGACGTGATCGCCAACCTCGACAAGCTGGGCGGGCCCGAGTCGGAGCCGCACTACCCGGTCGGCTGGGCGTGGGCCGGCAACACGCCGTTCCAGTGGTGCAAGCAGGTCGCCTCGCACCTCGGCGGCACCCGCAACCCGATGGTCATCAGCTGGCCCGCCCGCATCAAGCACGACGATCGGCCGCGCGACGCGTTTGTGCACCTGGTGGACATCGTGCCGACGATCCTCGAAGCGGCCAAAGTCCCCATGCCCACCGAGGTCAACGGCATCGAGCAGAAGCCGCTGGCCGGCGCGTCGATCTACGCGAGCTTTACCGACCCGTCCTTCAAGGGCCGCGACGAGCAGTACTTCGAGATCTTCACCAACCGCTCCATCTACGAAGACGGCTGGAAGGCCAACGCCCAGCACACCCTGCCGTGGCGGCAGGACCTGGCGCCCGGCAACTGGGGCCAGGACCGCTGGGAGCTGTACCACCTGAGCGAGGACTTCTCCGAAGCCAATGACCTGGCGGCCGCGATGCCCGACAAGCTGGAGGCGATGAAGAAGCAGTTCCAGGCGGCCGCCGAGGAGCACGACGTCTACCCGTTCGACGACCGCGGCGCCGGCCGCCTGGCCATCCCGAAGCCGCCCGTGCCCGGATGGGACCCCGACTCGAGCACCTACACCTACTTCGCGGGCGCGACCCGGATCGCCGAGCCCGCGGCGCCGCCGATGAAGAACAACAGCTGGACGCTGACCGCCAAGCTAACCACCGACGGCGCCGACACGGAGGGAGTCGTGATGGGCTTCGGCGGGGTAGCCGCCGGCATGGTGCTGTACGTCGACGCCGGCGTGCCGGTGTTCGACTACAACTACTTCGAGAAGCACACGGTGGTCCGTGGCGACAAGCCGCTGCCCGCCGGCGAGGCGACCGTCGAGCTCGACTTCGACTACGCCGGCGGCGGCGCCGGTAAGGGCGCCGACATCACGCTGAAGGTCAACGGGCAGGAGGTCGGCAGCGGCAGGATGCACGCGACCGTCGCCGGCCGGTTCGGCATCGACACCTTCGGCATCGGCGAGGACACGGGCCAGCCGGTCACCACCGCGTACCAAACCCCCTTCAAGTTCACCGGCCAGATCGAGAAGGTGACCGTCGAGGTGAAAAAGTAG
- a CDS encoding glycoside hydrolase family 43 protein codes for MQRVLSLLLAAGSLLNLAAHSRADYPIASHRYLADPSTLVTGNRVYVYCSNDDESPLEGSYNIPSVVCVSSSDLKNWTDHGEVFRAEDRTTWAKKTWAPAAIERDGKFYLYFGNGGANIGVAVADHPAGPFTDPLGKPLITHQTPGVPPAKNMWLFDPGVFIDDDGQAYIYFGGNGDDNVRVARLNPDMTSLDGEVMKRSAPNFFEAAWVFKHGGRYYFSYSTTPRAQMRIDYLTGDSPLGPFEYAGVVGAQPPLNNNNNHAAQFKLKDRWLHVYHNRVVATQAKIPTGFRRNIAVEEMRFGPDGAIEEVEYTEDGVEQLGAHDPYARTEGETFRSQHGVETEPSGERNMALTDLQNGDWVKIAGVDFGAGAARFNARVASKAGCRVELRAGGPEGKLLGTLTVEPGAADDWRDASCEVGGATGVQDLVLRFVGKGEQLGKLDYWSFQK; via the coding sequence ATGCAGAGAGTCCTCTCCCTTCTCTTGGCCGCCGGCAGTCTGCTGAACCTTGCGGCTCATTCTCGCGCCGACTACCCGATCGCTTCGCACCGCTACCTGGCGGACCCGAGCACCCTAGTGACCGGCAACCGCGTGTACGTCTACTGCTCCAACGACGACGAGAGCCCGCTCGAAGGGAGCTACAACATCCCCAGCGTGGTGTGCGTGTCCAGCAGCGACCTAAAGAACTGGACCGACCACGGCGAGGTGTTCCGCGCCGAGGACCGCACCACCTGGGCGAAGAAGACCTGGGCGCCCGCCGCGATCGAGCGCGACGGCAAGTTCTATCTGTACTTTGGCAACGGCGGCGCCAACATCGGCGTCGCGGTAGCCGACCACCCGGCCGGCCCGTTCACCGACCCGCTCGGCAAGCCGCTGATCACCCACCAGACGCCAGGCGTCCCCCCGGCGAAGAACATGTGGCTGTTCGACCCCGGCGTGTTCATCGACGACGACGGCCAGGCCTACATCTACTTCGGCGGCAACGGCGACGACAACGTCCGCGTGGCGCGGCTCAACCCTGACATGACCAGCCTGGACGGCGAGGTGATGAAGCGGTCGGCCCCTAACTTCTTCGAGGCGGCGTGGGTCTTCAAGCACGGCGGGCGGTACTACTTCAGCTACTCCACGACTCCCAGAGCCCAGATGCGGATCGACTACCTAACCGGCGACAGCCCGCTCGGCCCCTTCGAGTACGCCGGAGTTGTCGGCGCGCAGCCGCCGCTGAACAACAACAATAACCATGCGGCGCAGTTCAAGCTGAAGGACCGATGGCTGCACGTGTACCACAACCGCGTGGTCGCGACCCAGGCGAAGATCCCCACCGGGTTCCGCCGCAACATCGCGGTCGAGGAAATGCGGTTCGGCCCGGACGGCGCCATCGAGGAGGTGGAGTACACCGAGGACGGCGTCGAGCAGCTCGGCGCGCACGATCCCTACGCCCGGACCGAAGGCGAGACCTTCCGTTCGCAGCACGGCGTCGAAACCGAGCCCAGCGGCGAACGCAACATGGCGCTGACCGACCTGCAGAACGGTGACTGGGTAAAGATCGCCGGCGTCGACTTTGGCGCCGGCGCCGCGAGGTTCAACGCCCGGGTGGCCAGCAAGGCGGGCTGCCGGGTCGAGCTGCGGGCCGGCGGGCCCGAGGGCAAGCTGCTGGGCACGCTCACCGTCGAGCCGGGCGCCGCGGACGACTGGCGCGACGCCTCGTGTGAGGTCGGCGGCGCCACCGGCGTGCAGGATCTGGTGCTGCGGTTCGTGGGCAAGGGCGAGCAGCTCGGCAAGCTGGACTACTGGTCGTTCCAAAAGTAG